A stretch of the Planktothricoides raciborskii GIHE-MW2 genome encodes the following:
- a CDS encoding WD40 repeat domain-containing protein, translating into MYLCPDGQLAASASEDGTVRLWNVQGQLLQEFQDPQAINPVSPTNRVSVSPAYSVDFSADGQTLVAAYMNGSLKLWQLDGKLIKTVKGDQGAIYRVRFSPDGQTIATGNYLNTVTLWSATGEKLHLLTGHKESIYSIQFSADS; encoded by the coding sequence TTGTATCTTTGTCCTGATGGGCAGTTGGCTGCCAGCGCTTCTGAAGATGGCACGGTGCGTCTGTGGAATGTACAAGGACAATTGTTGCAAGAATTTCAAGACCCTCAAGCAATAAACCCGGTTTCTCCAACAAACCGGGTTTCTGTGAGTCCAGCGTATAGTGTGGACTTTAGCGCTGACGGTCAGACTTTGGTTGCCGCTTATATGAATGGAAGCTTAAAACTTTGGCAGCTTGATGGCAAATTGATTAAAACGGTTAAGGGAGATCAAGGGGCGATTTATCGAGTGCGTTTTAGCCCGGACGGTCAGACGATCGCTACAGGAAATTACCTGAATACAGTGACGCTTTGGAGTGCAACGGGGGAAAAATTGCATCTTCTAACGGGACATAAAGAATCGATTTATAGTATTCAGTTTAGTGCCGATAGTTAG
- a CDS encoding ATP/GTP-binding protein, giving the protein MMELFDQVVLTPEEDVIIEALRKIEPGIDRIAPIASKQSYYSGSRSGFVVRIGQQRVPIGSMGDGIWRILGLILAIVNVKDGVLLVDEIDTGLHYSVMVDMWTIICQVAKKLNVQVFATTHNSDCWKSFAAVANSDNSLENGITIHRIEKGKPASIIFDEQEMMIAAERDIEVR; this is encoded by the coding sequence ATGATGGAGTTATTTGATCAAGTTGTTTTAACTCCAGAAGAAGATGTGATTATAGAAGCACTTCGGAAAATTGAACCGGGCATTGATCGCATTGCCCCGATCGCTTCTAAGCAATCTTATTACTCAGGGTCTAGAAGTGGGTTTGTGGTTCGGATTGGTCAACAGCGTGTTCCCATTGGTAGCATGGGCGATGGTATTTGGCGCATATTAGGTTTAATATTAGCAATTGTGAATGTAAAAGATGGGGTTTTATTAGTCGATGAAATTGACACTGGACTCCATTATAGTGTGATGGTAGATATGTGGACGATTATTTGTCAAGTCGCCAAAAAATTGAATGTGCAAGTTTTTGCTACCACGCATAATAGTGATTGTTGGAAAAGTTTTGCGGCTGTGGCAAATTCAGATAATTCTTTAGAAAATGGCATCACCATTCATCGCATCGAAAAAGGCAAACCAGCGAGTATTATTTTCGATGAACAAGAAATGATGATTGCTGCTGAACGAGATATTGAGGTGCGTTAA